The Algoriphagus sanaruensis genome window below encodes:
- a CDS encoding outer membrane beta-barrel protein, producing MKKLFLLFLACALIPQLSISQETEPKVKLPVSGRPNIPSDLSFEFGFNQLNNRPADLTTRFITSRTFNVFYQVPIQLFGEGSGFTFNPGIGIATDKLEFKGNKNLFINPTLGAESSSLLNLSDVYGSTAVINKNNFSANYFEVPLDIRYHLNKSNYSRSFRFTLGGKVGFLYNAHTKIAYETAAVGSKKIKDSQNFGLEKFRYAVSFKAGTPGFYMWMNYYINSMFQPGRGPFATEATPLTFGIAFTVF from the coding sequence ATTCCTCCTGTTTCTCGCTTGCGCGCTTATCCCTCAGCTGTCCATTTCCCAAGAAACAGAACCAAAGGTAAAACTCCCTGTCAGTGGTAGACCAAACATTCCCAGCGATTTGAGTTTTGAATTTGGATTCAATCAACTCAACAATAGACCGGCAGATTTGACTACGCGGTTTATCACTTCCAGAACCTTCAATGTATTCTATCAAGTTCCTATCCAGCTTTTCGGTGAAGGCTCTGGATTTACTTTCAATCCAGGGATTGGAATCGCTACAGATAAATTAGAATTCAAAGGCAATAAGAACCTTTTTATCAATCCTACCTTGGGAGCAGAATCTTCAAGCCTTTTGAATTTGTCTGATGTATATGGCTCCACGGCTGTAATTAACAAAAACAACTTCTCGGCAAACTACTTTGAGGTGCCTTTGGATATTCGCTATCACCTAAACAAATCCAATTATTCAAGAAGCTTTAGATTCACGTTAGGTGGAAAAGTGGGATTCCTTTACAATGCTCACACCAAAATCGCCTACGAAACTGCAGCTGTTGGAAGTAAAAAAATCAAGGATTCTCAAAATTTCGGACTTGAGAAATTTAGATATGCGGTTTCCTTCAAAGCAGGAACTCCAGGATTCTACATGTGGATGAACTATTACATCAATTCGATGTTCCAGCCAGGTCGAGGGCCATTTGCCACAGAGGCCACACCTTTAACCTTCGGAATAGCGTTCACTGTATTTTAA